In Sodalis ligni, a single genomic region encodes these proteins:
- the nrdH gene encoding glutaredoxin-like protein NrdH has protein sequence MSITIYTKPDCVQCHATCRALDSKGLLYRKVDILQDRQALDYVRSLGYQQVPVVETAGDSWSGFRPDKISGLAAAAMAS, from the coding sequence ATGAGCATTACTATTTACACTAAACCGGATTGCGTTCAATGTCACGCCACCTGTCGCGCCTTGGACAGCAAAGGCCTTCTATATCGGAAAGTAGATATTCTGCAGGATAGGCAGGCGCTGGATTATGTCCGTTCCCTGGGCTACCAGCAGGTGCCGGTGGTGGAAACCGCCGGCGACAGCTGGAGCGGCTTCAGGCCGGACAAGATAAGCGGTCTGGCCGCCGCGGCCATGGCGTCGTAA
- a CDS encoding cyclic lactone autoinducer peptide has product MIRIYLLSNNPKWSCAARVVVESVVNTICRYYFYQPRNIWC; this is encoded by the coding sequence ATGATTCGTATTTACCTCTTAAGTAACAATCCCAAGTGGAGTTGTGCGGCACGGGTAGTGGTGGAATCTGTCGTTAATACTATATGTAGATATTATTTTTATCAACCACGCAATATATGGTGTTAA
- a CDS encoding DUF883 family protein, with translation MFTNTEKDGIQRDIKDDVSLLADTLDELLNTSEKTTQEQLDALRSKAKGVLKDARARVNGTSRLGQYARDTAIQTKNYVVEKPWQSLGITTAVGIVLGVLLSRR, from the coding sequence ATGTTTACGAATACTGAAAAAGACGGGATCCAACGGGATATCAAAGACGATGTTTCTCTGTTAGCCGACACTTTGGATGAATTGCTCAACACTTCCGAAAAAACAACGCAAGAACAGCTGGACGCGTTGCGCAGCAAAGCCAAAGGCGTATTGAAAGATGCCCGTGCCCGCGTGAACGGCACCAGCCGTCTGGGCCAGTATGCGCGCGATACCGCTATTCAGACCAAAAATTATGTTGTTGAAAAACCCTGGCAGAGCCTGGGCATCACCACCGCGGTAGGCATAGTCCTCGGCGTGCTATTATCCCGCCGTTAA
- a CDS encoding DUF2002 family protein, producing MYLRPDEVARVLENAGFERDYITQQCYGYRKGHHYVYVNREAKMGRTALVVHPSLRDKSSLFAAPTSPVRSSDSYRAFPADPQGTPDSHYGIPHGFSSRASLHHYLKKMFN from the coding sequence ATGTATTTAAGACCCGATGAAGTCGCTCGCGTACTGGAAAACGCCGGTTTTGAAAGAGATTATATCACTCAACAATGCTACGGTTACCGCAAAGGTCATCATTATGTCTACGTTAACCGGGAAGCCAAAATGGGACGGACCGCCCTGGTGGTGCATCCTTCCCTGCGGGATAAAAGCAGCCTGTTTGCCGCACCGACCTCGCCGGTACGCTCCAGCGACAGCTACCGCGCTTTCCCCGCCGACCCTCAAGGGACGCCGGACAGCCATTACGGAATACCCCACGGCTTCAGTTCCCGCGCGTCGCTGCACCATTATTTGAAAAAGATGTTCAATTGA
- a CDS encoding ABC transporter substrate-binding protein has protein sequence MRKLFMLPHTLLLCAGLALGSMVYAADGTPIAMDKTLHDMLPENIKNHGYINLVTDAHYPPCEVFAEDNKTMLGFEPDLWDALGKVLGVAVKPVSIDFDGLIPGVKSGRYDMAMECISDSLEREKQVTFVNYAYATNEVYTLAGNKSIVSDPLSLCGLKVGVQSGTDFQHAVTEIFSPNCVKNGKPAINVTTLPSADAVLLALYSGRIDFVLNDAAAAAAIKKAAPRPIRTVTMPLMPRYYLGIVVKPDNQQLAQALLGALKVLWDNGEYDRIMKKWDLDPVKLEQPGINLFTTRPM, from the coding sequence ATGAGAAAACTATTTATGCTGCCCCATACGCTGTTGCTGTGCGCAGGTTTGGCTCTGGGAAGTATGGTTTACGCAGCGGACGGCACGCCTATCGCCATGGATAAAACCTTGCACGATATGCTGCCGGAAAACATCAAGAACCACGGCTATATCAATCTGGTTACCGATGCCCACTATCCTCCCTGCGAAGTCTTCGCCGAGGATAACAAAACCATGCTGGGGTTCGAACCCGATTTGTGGGATGCCCTGGGCAAGGTGCTAGGGGTGGCGGTAAAGCCGGTATCCATTGATTTCGACGGTTTGATTCCCGGCGTGAAAAGCGGCCGTTACGATATGGCCATGGAGTGCATCTCCGACAGCCTGGAGCGGGAAAAACAGGTTACGTTCGTGAATTACGCCTATGCCACCAATGAAGTCTATACCCTGGCGGGCAACAAAAGCATCGTCAGCGATCCGTTGTCCCTCTGCGGCCTGAAGGTGGGCGTACAGTCCGGCACTGATTTCCAGCATGCCGTGACGGAAATTTTCAGCCCCAACTGCGTTAAGAACGGTAAGCCGGCGATTAACGTCACCACGCTGCCTTCGGCGGATGCCGTACTGCTGGCCCTCTATTCCGGGCGTATCGATTTTGTCCTGAATGACGCCGCCGCGGCGGCAGCCATTAAAAAAGCGGCGCCACGTCCGATACGCACCGTCACCATGCCCCTGATGCCGAGGTATTATCTGGGCATCGTGGTGAAGCCGGATAACCAGCAGCTGGCCCAGGCCTTGCTGGGGGCGTTAAAGGTGCTGTGGGACAACGGCGAGTATGACCGCATCATGAAAAAGTGGGATTTGGATCCGGTGAAGCTGGAGCAGCCGGGCATCAATCTCTTCACCACCCGTCCCATGTAA
- a CDS encoding FAD-dependent oxidoreductase codes for MQSVSPARGAGPLVADVTMACDVLVVGSGSAALSAALAASVAGLSVLVMEKAESLGGTSAMSGGAVWVPANHHALAQGVADSPEEALTYLRATAPDGWRETEDPLWQQFCRCAPEMLAFLEKHTPLRFELTPESDPLMAFDGAKAFGRMVTPAPLRAAVLGSRPWPIRTSPLPQVYTYQEVIREDIYHHPFRVAAKLAPRLVWRRLTSTRTKGAALITGLLAGCLANGCRVKTAARVLELITDGEQGVTGAWVARHGRLIKVTAARGVVLASGGFEWDARRRAVHFPGPFDAISSPRTNEGDGHRMAEAAGAQLAHMDQANISGSLPTRYEGRPYGLSVFFQYEPNIILVNRHGRRFTNEFQFNLGEALDERCEQSGLPLHLPAWLIADSRLLWRAPLLSVCALRNKGWLRREATLGGLAALLGLPPGALEETVARFNACCERGVDEDFQRHLATGHGAGDRRFHGGLMKIARGPFIAIPFNRSFLATKGGPRTDEFGRVIHRDGTVIRGLYCAGVAMANPIGTRGVGAGTTLGPNLTWGYICGRALAHGGDSASSSPEK; via the coding sequence ATGCAATCGGTAAGTCCGGCGCGGGGAGCAGGCCCGCTTGTCGCCGACGTCACCATGGCGTGCGACGTGCTGGTGGTGGGGTCGGGAAGCGCGGCCCTCAGCGCGGCACTCGCCGCGTCCGTGGCGGGGCTGTCGGTATTGGTGATGGAAAAGGCCGAAAGCCTGGGAGGGACCTCTGCCATGTCCGGCGGCGCGGTGTGGGTGCCGGCCAATCATCACGCCCTGGCGCAGGGGGTGGCGGACAGCCCGGAAGAAGCGTTGACCTATTTACGCGCCACCGCCCCGGACGGATGGCGGGAGACGGAGGACCCTCTTTGGCAGCAGTTTTGCCGCTGCGCGCCGGAGATGCTGGCCTTTTTGGAAAAACACACCCCGCTGCGCTTTGAGCTGACGCCGGAATCCGATCCCCTCATGGCCTTTGACGGGGCCAAAGCCTTCGGCAGGATGGTAACCCCCGCGCCTTTGCGGGCGGCGGTGCTGGGCTCCCGCCCCTGGCCCATCAGGACGTCGCCGCTGCCGCAGGTGTACACCTATCAGGAAGTGATCCGCGAAGACATTTATCATCATCCGTTCCGGGTGGCGGCCAAACTGGCGCCGCGCCTGGTCTGGCGGCGGCTTACTTCTACCCGGACCAAAGGCGCGGCGCTGATTACCGGGCTGCTGGCGGGGTGTCTGGCCAACGGCTGCCGGGTGAAGACGGCGGCGCGGGTGCTGGAACTGATTACCGATGGGGAACAGGGGGTCACCGGGGCATGGGTCGCCCGGCACGGCCGCCTGATCAAGGTGACGGCGGCCCGGGGCGTAGTGTTGGCCAGCGGGGGATTCGAATGGGACGCCCGGCGCCGGGCCGTCCATTTTCCCGGTCCTTTCGATGCCATTTCCAGCCCGCGGACCAACGAAGGCGACGGGCATCGCATGGCGGAGGCGGCGGGCGCGCAGCTGGCCCATATGGATCAGGCCAACATCAGCGGATCCCTGCCCACCCGCTATGAAGGCCGGCCTTACGGTTTGTCGGTGTTTTTTCAATATGAACCGAACATCATTCTGGTGAACCGCCACGGCCGGCGGTTTACCAACGAATTCCAGTTCAATCTCGGCGAGGCGCTGGACGAGCGCTGTGAACAAAGCGGCCTGCCGCTGCATCTTCCCGCGTGGCTTATCGCCGACAGCCGGCTGCTGTGGCGGGCGCCGCTATTGTCGGTCTGTGCCCTGCGCAACAAAGGCTGGCTGCGCCGCGAGGCGACCTTGGGCGGGCTGGCGGCCCTGCTGGGGCTGCCGCCTGGCGCGCTGGAGGAGACGGTGGCGCGCTTCAACGCCTGTTGCGAACGGGGCGTGGACGAGGATTTTCAGCGCCATCTGGCCACCGGCCATGGGGCGGGAGATCGCCGTTTTCACGGCGGGTTAATGAAAATAGCGCGCGGTCCGTTTATCGCGATACCGTTCAACCGAAGCTTCCTGGCCACTAAAGGCGGCCCGCGTACGGATGAATTCGGCCGGGTGATACACCGCGACGGCACGGTTATCCGCGGCCTGTATTGCGCCGGCGTCGCCATGGCCAATCCCATTGGCACCCGCGGCGTGGGCGCCGGCACCACCCTGGGACCGAATCTGACCTGGGGTTATATCTGCGGACGCGCCCTGGCGCATGGCGGCGATTCCGCTTCCTCTTCACCGGAGAAATAA
- a CDS encoding SDR family NAD(P)-dependent oxidoreductase codes for MENTLMAGKTALITGGSKGIGRAIALRLAQAGANIALLLRQDRAAGESLMAEIRALGGRGAAYYGDITEREQVREHIAAITAGFGGIHMLVNNAGAVAQCALLTLDDQQWRQVIATNLTGCFVVATEAAKQMRAQGGGGIVNIAGASAHRCYPGAGAFGASKAAVVNLTRQMAVEWADYGIRVNGVSPGPIRDADDDWQPREPQLAAEVARLPLRRAGLPEEVASAVFYLLSDAAYTTGHMLAVDGGGLCTWYMTR; via the coding sequence ATGGAAAATACGCTGATGGCGGGGAAAACCGCGCTTATCACCGGCGGATCAAAAGGCATCGGCCGGGCTATTGCCCTGCGGCTGGCACAGGCTGGCGCCAATATTGCATTACTCCTCAGGCAGGATCGGGCCGCCGGAGAGAGCCTGATGGCGGAAATCCGCGCCCTGGGCGGCCGGGGAGCGGCCTATTATGGCGATATTACCGAGCGGGAGCAGGTAAGGGAGCACATTGCGGCCATCACCGCCGGCTTCGGCGGTATCCATATGCTGGTGAACAACGCCGGCGCCGTCGCCCAATGCGCCTTATTGACCCTGGATGACCAGCAATGGCGGCAGGTGATTGCCACCAACCTCACCGGCTGTTTTGTGGTGGCCACCGAGGCGGCGAAACAGATGCGCGCCCAGGGCGGCGGCGGCATCGTCAATATCGCCGGCGCCTCGGCGCACCGTTGCTATCCCGGCGCCGGCGCTTTCGGCGCCAGTAAAGCGGCGGTAGTCAACCTGACCCGGCAAATGGCCGTTGAATGGGCGGATTACGGCATCCGGGTTAATGGAGTCAGCCCGGGGCCCATCCGGGACGCCGACGATGACTGGCAGCCACGGGAGCCGCAGCTGGCGGCGGAAGTGGCCCGCTTGCCGCTGCGCCGCGCAGGTTTGCCGGAGGAAGTGGCGTCGGCGGTGTTCTATCTGCTCAGCGACGCCGCCTATACCACCGGCCATATGCTGGCGGTGGACGGCGGTGGCCTTTGCACCTGGTATATGACCCGATGA
- a CDS encoding amino acid ABC transporter ATP-binding protein: MPDTTTPAVAAYQVVKQFHGNEILKGVDIRIRRGEVACLIGPSGSGKSTFLRCINHLEKIDGGALYVEGELMGYRQVGDKLYELKEAEIARKRAGIGMVFQRFNLFGHMTALENVIEAPQRVRKIPRAEALEQGKALLARVGLSHRFDAYPSQLSGGQQQRVAIARALAMKPTLMLFDEPTSALDPELVGEVLDVMRDLAKEGMTMVVVTHEMAFAREVGDSVAFMDNGAIIEKSSPEELFQRPQHPRTRSFLAKYLSQ, translated from the coding sequence ATGCCCGACACCACGACGCCGGCGGTTGCCGCATACCAAGTGGTAAAACAATTCCACGGCAATGAGATCCTCAAAGGCGTGGACATCCGGATCCGGCGGGGGGAGGTTGCGTGCCTCATCGGCCCTTCCGGCTCCGGTAAGTCCACCTTTTTACGCTGCATTAACCATCTGGAGAAAATCGACGGCGGGGCGCTGTATGTGGAAGGTGAGCTGATGGGCTACCGTCAGGTGGGGGATAAGCTTTATGAGCTCAAGGAAGCGGAGATCGCCCGAAAACGCGCCGGAATCGGCATGGTCTTTCAGCGCTTCAATCTTTTCGGCCATATGACCGCCCTGGAGAATGTCATCGAGGCGCCGCAGCGGGTACGCAAAATACCGCGAGCCGAGGCGCTGGAGCAGGGCAAGGCGCTGCTGGCTCGGGTGGGATTGTCCCATAGGTTTGACGCCTACCCTTCGCAGCTTTCCGGCGGCCAGCAGCAGCGGGTGGCCATTGCCCGCGCGCTGGCGATGAAGCCTACCCTGATGCTGTTTGACGAGCCCACCAGCGCGCTGGATCCGGAATTGGTGGGAGAAGTGCTGGACGTGATGCGGGATTTGGCAAAAGAGGGAATGACCATGGTGGTGGTAACCCATGAAATGGCGTTTGCCCGGGAAGTGGGGGACAGCGTCGCGTTTATGGATAACGGCGCGATCATTGAGAAGAGCTCGCCGGAGGAACTGTTCCAGCGGCCGCAGCACCCGCGAACCCGCTCGTTTTTGGCTAAATATCTTTCACAGTGA
- a CDS encoding amino acid ABC transporter permease, producing MTDNQQYRAMRQRQIDAAHEKAFPHDALVVIPTRYPGRWISVAVCVLLLILLIRSMVMNENFGWSIVGHYLFSPIILSGLWVTVWLTAVIMALAIVLSVFIATLRLSANPLLSRFSSGYIWFFRGTPVLVQLIFWYNLAALYPEVYIGIPHVFTLYQGSMNDLITPYTAAILGLGLNEAAYMAEIIRAGMSSVDTGQQEAARALGMNKGLWLRRIILPQAIPFIIPPTGNQVIGMLKTTSLVSVISLSDLLYSAQSIYSRTFENIPLLIVACIWYLFATTILSWIQGGLKTYSVKVKPPIDSLGIKGWTGAGNEIGIV from the coding sequence ATGACAGACAATCAGCAATACCGTGCCATGCGGCAGCGACAAATAGACGCCGCGCACGAAAAAGCGTTTCCCCATGATGCCCTGGTGGTCATACCCACCCGTTACCCCGGGCGCTGGATTTCAGTGGCGGTGTGCGTTTTGCTGCTGATCCTGCTTATCCGGTCCATGGTGATGAATGAGAATTTCGGCTGGTCCATTGTGGGGCACTACCTGTTTTCTCCCATTATCCTGTCGGGATTATGGGTAACGGTATGGCTGACGGCGGTGATTATGGCCTTGGCGATCGTGCTCAGTGTTTTTATCGCCACGCTGCGGTTATCCGCCAACCCGCTGTTGTCGCGTTTCAGTTCCGGCTATATCTGGTTCTTTCGCGGTACGCCGGTGCTGGTGCAGTTGATTTTCTGGTATAACCTGGCCGCGCTTTATCCAGAGGTCTATATCGGCATACCCCACGTGTTTACGCTGTACCAGGGCAGTATGAACGATCTGATTACCCCCTATACCGCCGCCATATTGGGATTGGGATTGAACGAGGCGGCCTACATGGCGGAGATCATCCGGGCGGGCATGTCATCGGTGGATACCGGTCAGCAGGAGGCGGCTCGCGCGCTGGGCATGAATAAAGGATTGTGGTTGCGACGCATTATTTTGCCGCAGGCGATACCCTTTATTATCCCTCCCACCGGGAACCAGGTGATAGGGATGTTGAAAACCACCTCGTTGGTCAGCGTGATTTCGTTATCGGATTTGTTGTATTCGGCACAATCTATTTATTCTCGGACGTTTGAAAATATTCCGTTACTGATTGTTGCCTGTATTTGGTATTTATTTGCCACCACGATATTGAGCTGGATACAGGGCGGATTGAAAACATATTCCGTAAAGGTCAAACCGCCGATAGATTCGCTCGGAATTAAAGGTTGGACGGGAGCAGGCAATGAAATTGGGATTGTTTAA
- a CDS encoding LLM class flavin-dependent oxidoreductase, translating to MKLGLFNLMSYQDNPHGIQGVINDMRSMVGLAEEIGFETAWFAEHHFSNYSISVSPLLMAAHMAGYCRRIKLGTAVIVLPLYEPMRLAQEIALVDRLTDGRLVLGIGSGYQAYEFDRYGMDVARRNDILLDKWAFIESALVDGQTETLSWQGQHIKTDFLLRPLQQPLPPVFITTAQPALLQRFSRWRPTAFMTAGWRGSPRLKTMVDDARREWHEAGLPADTPVAVQQYIHVTDSKKAALEAAERALFVARMIAALHGKEMSTEGAFIHAPKFPDEPDASVIRDNLIIGDAQHVAERIIQEVKDLNPSHYNCFFQFGDMPIAAARQSLEKFGLEVIPLLERALGKVTVDIR from the coding sequence ATGAAATTGGGATTGTTTAATTTAATGTCATACCAGGATAATCCGCATGGAATCCAGGGCGTCATTAATGATATGCGCAGCATGGTCGGCCTGGCGGAAGAAATAGGGTTTGAAACCGCCTGGTTTGCCGAACACCATTTCAGCAATTATTCCATCAGCGTATCGCCGCTGTTAATGGCCGCGCATATGGCGGGATACTGCCGGCGGATCAAACTCGGTACCGCGGTTATTGTTTTGCCGCTGTATGAACCCATGCGCCTGGCGCAGGAAATCGCCCTCGTGGACCGGTTGACCGACGGCCGCCTGGTGTTGGGCATCGGCAGCGGCTACCAGGCCTACGAATTTGACCGCTATGGCATGGACGTGGCGCGGCGCAACGATATCCTGCTGGATAAGTGGGCATTTATCGAGTCGGCGCTGGTGGACGGACAGACCGAGACGCTGTCATGGCAAGGGCAGCACATTAAAACGGACTTTTTGCTCAGGCCGCTGCAGCAGCCCCTGCCGCCGGTGTTTATCACCACCGCCCAGCCGGCGCTGTTGCAGCGATTCAGCCGTTGGCGGCCCACCGCCTTCATGACCGCCGGCTGGCGCGGTTCGCCGCGGCTGAAAACCATGGTGGACGACGCCCGGCGGGAATGGCATGAGGCCGGCCTGCCGGCGGATACGCCGGTGGCGGTACAGCAGTATATCCATGTCACCGACAGCAAAAAAGCCGCCCTGGAAGCCGCCGAGCGGGCGCTGTTCGTGGCCCGGATGATTGCGGCGCTGCACGGCAAGGAGATGAGTACCGAAGGCGCTTTTATCCACGCCCCCAAATTCCCTGATGAACCGGATGCCTCGGTGATTCGGGATAATCTGATTATCGGCGATGCCCAGCATGTGGCCGAACGTATTATCCAGGAAGTCAAGGATTTGAATCCGTCCCATTACAACTGTTTTTTCCAATTTGGCGATATGCCCATTGCCGCCGCCAGGCAATCATTGGAAAAATTCGGCCTGGAGGTGATTCCATTATTGGAACGGGCCTTGGGTAAAGTCACGGTGGATATTCGTTAA
- a CDS encoding aromatic ring-hydroxylating oxygenase subunit alpha, which yields MPEYSQRIPVAGDDCGMIIEKIKRQQSDNSALAETLPPEAYNSDAFFSHEMEKIFRGDWVFVGHISQIPALGDYFTLDIVNEPLVVVRNAEGVSVMSAVCLHRWAPVVSGQGNCKAFVCPFHNWTYDITGNLIGTPYMNQAADFDRKQCRLPVIRSEIVHGMIFITFSEQVESIAQRLKPLNALLDKYQVAELDTAYTLDYDCPFNWKMAVETFMECYHHSAVHRTTLEDSFPGRLSYIGEDGPGWTLCHQPLRKNGELSEVLTEGLIPLTGFSEEDMRQIHLMLIYPGCLIGLNPDRLSISTLLPINKHMTVWHRLVLVSKASSAQPSFAQTAADMKASSLSIIDEDLMINSAQQRGSASQLAGPGRLGHLETTVWHLANYIRTRI from the coding sequence ATGCCTGAATATTCACAGCGAATACCTGTTGCCGGTGACGATTGCGGGATGATAATCGAAAAGATTAAACGGCAGCAGTCCGATAATTCCGCCCTGGCCGAGACGTTACCGCCGGAAGCCTATAATAGCGATGCATTTTTTTCTCATGAAATGGAAAAAATATTTCGCGGCGATTGGGTATTCGTCGGCCATATATCGCAAATTCCGGCGCTGGGGGATTATTTCACGCTGGATATCGTTAATGAGCCGCTGGTGGTGGTGCGCAACGCCGAGGGCGTCAGCGTCATGTCCGCCGTTTGCCTGCACCGCTGGGCTCCGGTGGTTAGCGGCCAGGGCAACTGCAAGGCGTTTGTCTGCCCGTTCCATAACTGGACCTACGATATTACGGGCAACCTCATCGGCACGCCCTATATGAATCAGGCGGCGGATTTCGACCGCAAGCAGTGCCGTCTGCCGGTCATTCGCAGTGAAATCGTTCACGGCATGATTTTCATTACCTTTTCAGAGCAGGTGGAATCCATTGCCCAGCGGTTAAAGCCCCTCAACGCCCTGTTGGATAAATACCAGGTGGCTGAACTGGACACCGCCTATACCCTGGACTACGACTGCCCGTTCAACTGGAAAATGGCGGTGGAGACCTTTATGGAGTGCTATCACCACTCCGCGGTGCACCGTACCACCCTGGAAGACAGTTTTCCCGGCCGGCTGAGTTATATCGGCGAAGACGGCCCCGGCTGGACCCTGTGCCATCAGCCGCTGCGCAAAAACGGCGAACTGTCCGAAGTGCTGACGGAAGGGCTGATTCCTTTAACCGGCTTTAGCGAAGAGGATATGCGGCAAATCCATCTGATGCTGATTTATCCCGGCTGCCTGATAGGCCTCAATCCGGATCGGCTCAGTATCAGTACCCTGCTGCCCATCAATAAGCACATGACCGTCTGGCATCGTCTGGTGCTGGTGTCCAAGGCCTCCAGCGCGCAGCCCTCTTTTGCACAGACCGCCGCCGATATGAAAGCATCCAGCCTCTCCATCATCGATGAGGATCTGATGATTAATTCGGCCCAGCAACGGGGCAGCGCATCGCAGCTGGCCGGGCCGGGACGCCTGGGACATTTGGAAACCACGGTCTGGCATTTGGCGAACTATATACGTACTCGCATCTGA
- a CDS encoding aldo/keto reductase gives MKMKKLGRSGLDVSALCLGCMTYGAPDKSGYSWTLDERQSRTFIQKALELGINFFDTANAYSKGHSEEILGRALRDFARRDEVVITSKVFNPMHPGPNGKGLSRKAIMTEIDASLTRLNTDYIDLYQIHRWDYETPLEETLEALHDLVKMGKVRYLGASSMYAWQFCKALHVARENGWTPFIAMQNHLNLLYREEEREMMGLCRAEGIGVTPWSPLARGRLSRPWQQSAATDRGADDAYARFLYTATEQADREVIQAVTDVAARRGVCQAQVALAWLFTKPSVTAPIIGATAFSHLTDAVAATELVLTEQEIAALEAPYIPHQVVEHT, from the coding sequence ATGAAAATGAAAAAACTCGGACGGTCCGGGCTGGACGTCTCCGCGCTGTGTTTAGGCTGCATGACCTATGGCGCGCCGGACAAAAGCGGCTATAGCTGGACCCTGGATGAACGGCAAAGCCGCACGTTTATTCAAAAAGCGCTGGAGCTGGGCATCAATTTTTTTGATACCGCCAACGCCTATTCCAAGGGGCACAGCGAAGAAATCCTCGGCCGCGCACTGCGGGATTTCGCCCGTCGCGACGAGGTGGTGATCACCAGCAAAGTGTTTAATCCCATGCATCCGGGGCCGAACGGCAAGGGTCTGTCCCGCAAGGCCATTATGACGGAAATAGATGCCAGCCTGACGCGGCTGAACACCGATTACATAGATTTATACCAGATTCATCGCTGGGACTACGAGACGCCCCTTGAAGAGACGCTGGAAGCGCTGCACGACCTGGTGAAGATGGGCAAGGTGCGTTATCTCGGCGCGTCGTCCATGTATGCCTGGCAGTTCTGCAAGGCGCTTCATGTGGCGCGGGAAAACGGCTGGACGCCGTTTATCGCCATGCAAAACCATCTCAATCTGCTGTATCGGGAAGAGGAGCGGGAAATGATGGGGCTGTGCCGGGCCGAGGGCATCGGCGTCACCCCGTGGAGTCCGCTGGCGCGGGGACGGCTCAGCCGGCCGTGGCAGCAGAGCGCCGCCACCGATCGCGGCGCCGACGATGCCTACGCACGCTTTCTTTATACCGCCACCGAACAGGCGGACCGGGAAGTCATCCAGGCGGTAACGGATGTCGCCGCCCGGCGCGGGGTGTGCCAAGCCCAGGTGGCGCTGGCCTGGCTGTTCACCAAGCCGTCGGTGACGGCGCCCATTATCGGCGCCACCGCGTTCAGCCACCTCACCGATGCCGTCGCGGCGACGGAGCTGGTGCTGACGGAGCAAGAAATAGCCGCCCTTGAGGCGCCCTACATTCCCCATCAGGTGGTTGAACATACCTGA